From the genome of Pirellulales bacterium, one region includes:
- a CDS encoding DUF935 family protein, translated as MHYESLLRIRDFDAVNLEETLTRELIEPLKEFNFGAAARSIKVRFKIDTDSAESDKKLDAANKAWQMGLEIKAGDIYDLIGLSEPQSGDKKLFNPQVIQQMRLPARDMQSGELDGGGQPGQTDDLRDLFGPLLATIRGDGDDLGSGGGDVGDGGTGGTGGTGGGNPPPALPTQYAKPGNPYRDEGGGRGHLYYDQHVTQKNEGPTYKPEAKSEDSAKQAAGPSDQSIDPNDPEVKRDARDGGKLRYRAETPQPFRYRFATVSPPPGTVGVATSYALHKP; from the coding sequence ATGCATTACGAATCGTTATTGCGAATTCGCGATTTCGACGCCGTGAACCTCGAAGAGACGCTGACTAGGGAACTCATCGAGCCGCTCAAGGAGTTCAATTTCGGCGCGGCCGCCCGGTCGATCAAGGTGCGGTTCAAGATCGATACCGATTCGGCGGAAAGCGACAAGAAGCTGGACGCGGCCAACAAAGCTTGGCAGATGGGGTTGGAAATCAAGGCCGGGGACATCTACGACCTGATTGGATTGAGCGAGCCGCAATCGGGGGACAAGAAATTATTCAACCCGCAAGTGATTCAGCAGATGCGGCTGCCGGCCCGCGACATGCAAAGCGGCGAGCTGGACGGCGGCGGCCAGCCGGGTCAAACCGACGACTTGCGCGACCTGTTCGGGCCGCTGTTGGCAACGATTCGCGGCGACGGCGACGATCTTGGTAGTGGCGGCGGTGATGTCGGTGATGGAGGGACAGGAGGGACAGGAGGGACGGGAGGCGGCAATCCACCGCCAGCGCTGCCGACGCAATATGCCAAGCCCGGCAACCCCTACCGCGACGAAGGCGGCGGCCGGGGGCATCTGTATTACGATCAGCATGTCACACAAAAAAATGAAGGCCCGACTTATAAGCCAGAAGCCAAATCCGAAGATTCAGCGAAGCAGGCGGCCGGGCCTTCTGACCAAAGTATCGACCCGAACGACCCCGAAGTCAAGCGAGACGCCCGCGACGGCGGGAAACTTCGCTACCGTGCCGAAACTCCGCAACCGTTTCGCTACCGTTTCGCTACCGTTTCGCCGCCGCCTGGCACGGTAGGTGTGGCAACTTCCTACGCCCTCCACAAGCC